The DNA region AGGCGCAGCAGGCCCAGCAGCAGATGGACCAGCTCAAGCAGCAGATCGACCAGGCCAACGCCGTCAACCAGCAGCGCCTGCAGGACGCCGAGAAGGCGGGCCAGTAGCGCGACGGCAAATTCTTCGAACTCGCCCGCTCCATCGCCACTCGAAACTCGTGAAGCCAATCAGGCCGTTGAAGATCAGCTCACACGAGGAACCCACCATGTACAAGGAAACGCTCGCGGCAGTGTTCGTGCTGGCATCGGTAGCAGGGTGCAGCACCAAGTTCGAGAACCCCACCGACTACGTCACCTACCGCCACGAACCCCTGGTCGAGAAGGTGCAGGACGGCATGAGCAAGGACGAGGTGCTGACCATCGGCGGCCCGCCGTCCACCGAGATCCAGCGCACCGTGCACCCCGGTACCTGCAACAACTACGTGCTGAACAAGGAAGGCCACCAGCAGGCCTACTACGTCAGCTTCAACGACGCGGGCCGCGTCGACAGCAAGGGCTTCATGACCTGCGAGCAATGGCAGAAACACGAAGCCGAGGCAGCGAAGATCTGATGCCTCGCGGCGCCCGGGCCGCCGGGCGCCGCAGTGGCCAAATGCCAGAAGTACCAACGAGCGCACAGCCCCGAAGCGAATAAATAGCGAACCGGCGCGCCTCGCTGATGTCCAAGCGCTGTTATTTACAGCGGATCATCAAGGACCTTCAGCATGTTCATGCGCGCGCTCCTGCTCGCGGCCGCTCTGGGCTCGATGTCCGGCTGCGCCACCAAGATCGAGAACCCGACCGACTACATCACCTACCGCAACGAACCCCTGGTGCGGCAGGTGGAAGAGGGCATGACCAAGGAGCAGGTCCAGGCCATCGGCGGTCGTCCGTCCTCCATCGTCCAGCGCAGCGTCCACCCCGGTTCCTGCAACAATTACATCCTCAACCACGAGGGGCAACAGCAGGCGTATCACGTCAGCTTCGGCACCGCTGGCCGTGTCCAGCACAGCGGCTTCATGACCTGCCGCCAGCGCGAGGAGGTCGAGCGCCAGCGCCTCGACTGAACGGCCCCCGCCACAGATTTCCTAAACTTTTCCCGCTTCGTATCACTCACATTCCAGGTAGGGCCGCGACGCCAATGGCCGCCAGAGCCAGGCACCAGGCCCGATTAGCCAAGGAGAAACGTGATGAGTGACGTGCAACTTACCGATGTGAACACCCTGCGCCAGCGCGCCCGGCAAAACGTGCTGGACGGCGCCGTGACCGAGGGCTACCACGCAGACCGCCCCACCGTGCTGCGCCTGCTCAACGAAGCGCTGGCCACCGAGCTGGTCTGCTACCTGCGCTACAAGCGCCACTACTACATGGCCAATGGCCTGAAGGCGAGCATCGCCGCCAGCGAGTTCCTCGAGCACGCCCAGCAGGAACAGCAGCACGCCGACCGCCTGGCCGAGCGCATCGTGCAACTGGGCGGCGAGCCGGACTTCAACCCGGCCGGCCTGGAGGCCCGCTCCCACGCCCAGTACGTGGCCGGCAAGGACCTGCGCGAGATGGTCACCGAGGACCTGATCGCCGAGCGCATCGCCATCGACAGCTACCGCGAGATCATCCAGTTCCTCGGCGACAAGGACCCGACCGCGCGCCGCCTGTTCGAGGAAATCCTCGAGCAGGAGGAAGAGCACGCCGACGACATGGCCGACATCCTCGCCGACCTGAAGTAACCCCTACCCACCTCGTAGCCCGGGCTCCGGCCCGGGTCACGGGCATGCCGCAAGCCCCCGCGAAGAAACCACCCTACGCAACCCGACACCACGGCGCCGAACATCATCCCGTTGGGCCTCGCTGTGCTCGGCGCCGACCTACGCAAACCGGAAGGTCCTGGGCCTCAGTTGGCCTTGCGCATCTTCTCCAGCAGCGGCGCGCAGGTGTTGGTGACGTCCCCACCACCGCTGGGGGCGACCAGTGCCAGCAGCCCGGCGGCGGGTGCCACCACGGCGCCGA from Pseudomonas tohonis includes:
- the osmE gene encoding osmotically-inducible lipoprotein OsmE — translated: MYKETLAAVFVLASVAGCSTKFENPTDYVTYRHEPLVEKVQDGMSKDEVLTIGGPPSTEIQRTVHPGTCNNYVLNKEGHQQAYYVSFNDAGRVDSKGFMTCEQWQKHEAEAAKI
- the osmE gene encoding osmotically-inducible lipoprotein OsmE, which gives rise to MFMRALLLAAALGSMSGCATKIENPTDYITYRNEPLVRQVEEGMTKEQVQAIGGRPSSIVQRSVHPGSCNNYILNHEGQQQAYHVSFGTAGRVQHSGFMTCRQREEVERQRLD
- a CDS encoding ferritin-like domain-containing protein codes for the protein MSDVQLTDVNTLRQRARQNVLDGAVTEGYHADRPTVLRLLNEALATELVCYLRYKRHYYMANGLKASIAASEFLEHAQQEQQHADRLAERIVQLGGEPDFNPAGLEARSHAQYVAGKDLREMVTEDLIAERIAIDSYREIIQFLGDKDPTARRLFEEILEQEEEHADDMADILADLK